Genomic window (Alteromonas pelagimontana):
TCCTTTAATTGAAGGCACTTTGCTACAGGTCTTTAGCGCCGGCACCGCTGATGATCTGATAACCGAGGCAGGGAAAGTGACCCTTCGGGAGCAGGCATTAACTGAAGTGCAGCGAGTGATGAAAGAAATTACAGATGGCAATGTAGTCGAGCAGGTGCTGTTCACCGGCTTTGTGATGCAATAACCAGGATGACACTGTGAGCGACTTATTATCCCAAGACGAAATTGATGCGCTCTTGCATGGGGTGGATGACGTCGATGAAGAAGATGTCAGCGATTCTGCCTCTGATGCTTCTGCGCTGGAATATGACTTTTCTTCTCAGGACAGAATTGTCCGTGGGCGCATGCCAACGCTGGAGATTGTAAACGAAAGATTCGCCCGGCATTTGCGGGTAAGTTTGTTCAATATGATGCGCCGTGCTGCAGAAGTATCAATAAACGGCATTCAGATGATAAAGTTTGGCGAGTACATCCATACCCTGTTTGTACCTACGAGCCTGAATATGGTGCGTTTTCGTCCGTTGAAAGGTACCGGATTAATTACCATGGAAGCGCGATTGGTGTTTATTCTGGTAGATAACTTTTTTGGCGGTGATGGGCGTTACCATGCCAAGATTGAAGGCCGGGAATTTACGCCTACTGAACGTCGTATTATTCAAATGTTGCTAAAGATAATATTTGAAGATTACAAAGAAGCCTGGGCGCCGGTCATGGATGTATCGTTTGAGTATCTGGATTCAGAAGTGAACCCTGCTATGGCGAATATTGTCAGTCCGACGGAAGTGGTGGTGATCAGTTCTTTTCATATTGAATTGGACGGCGGCGGTGGCGATTTTCACGTTTCGCTTCCATACTCGATGCTGGAACCTATCCGCGAATTGCTGGATGCGGGTGTTCAGAGCGACAAGGAAGATACTGACTTACGCTGGAGCAAAGCGCTACGTGATGAAATCATGGACGTTAAAGTTGAACTTAGCACCCATATGTTAGACGTAAATATATCATTGCGTAAAATTATGGACTTAAAAGCGGGCGACATTATTCCGGTAGAAATGCCCGAACACATTACAGTGCTTATCGAAGACTTACCTACATTCCGGGCGAAATTAGGACGCTCGCGTGATAATTTGGCATTAAAGATAACCGACAAAATAGCAAGACCTACCTCCGTAAAATCGGAGTTACAGTTATTAACCCGTGGCGGGCGTGTTATCGATAACGACGCGGAGCTACAAATACTTGAAGAAGATTTGTAATGCAGATTTTAAAGCAGATGAGGCATTTCCATGAGTGAAGAAGACGGTATGGATGATTGGGCTGCAGCCATGGCCGAACAGGCAGATTCCGATGAAAAGGCTGGCGGCGAAGGCGTTCAGGTTGCAGAGCTGGACGAGCTCTCCGATGACGCACCGATAACTCAGGAAGAAAAGAAGAAGCTGGATACGATTCTCGACATTCCTGTTACTATTTCAATGGAAGTTGGCAGAAGCCGGATTAGCATACGGAATCTGCTACAATTGAACCAAGGGTCAGTAGTGGAATTAGATCGCGTAGCGGGTGAACCACTGGACGTCTTGGTAAATGGCACGTTGATTGCTCATGGAGAAGTAGTAGTAGTTAACGACAAATTCGGTATTCGGCTAACGGATGT
Coding sequences:
- the fliM gene encoding flagellar motor switch protein FliM, translated to MSDLLSQDEIDALLHGVDDVDEEDVSDSASDASALEYDFSSQDRIVRGRMPTLEIVNERFARHLRVSLFNMMRRAAEVSINGIQMIKFGEYIHTLFVPTSLNMVRFRPLKGTGLITMEARLVFILVDNFFGGDGRYHAKIEGREFTPTERRIIQMLLKIIFEDYKEAWAPVMDVSFEYLDSEVNPAMANIVSPTEVVVISSFHIELDGGGGDFHVSLPYSMLEPIRELLDAGVQSDKEDTDLRWSKALRDEIMDVKVELSTHMLDVNISLRKIMDLKAGDIIPVEMPEHITVLIEDLPTFRAKLGRSRDNLALKITDKIARPTSVKSELQLLTRGGRVIDNDAELQILEEDL
- the fliN gene encoding flagellar motor switch protein FliN, which encodes MSEEDGMDDWAAAMAEQADSDEKAGGEGVQVAELDELSDDAPITQEEKKKLDTILDIPVTISMEVGRSRISIRNLLQLNQGSVVELDRVAGEPLDVLVNGTLIAHGEVVVVNDKFGIRLTDVISQIERIKKLR